A genomic window from Fusarium falciforme chromosome 2, complete sequence includes:
- a CDS encoding NmrA domain-containing protein, which translates to MVKIAIAGGAGNVGQEIIDALVARNKHEIIILSRKDAPATELAPGVKWATTSYDDVDQLAGILQGVHTVLSFIANSQDPNATAQKKLIDASVKAGVKRFAPSEWATSGLKHAFWYAFKEETRRYLAELNKDKKILEYCLFQPGIFTNYMTFPYNSSKHVDLFEVPINFHQRRAIVVEGGEDDVITVTTAQDLAKVVALAVEYEGEWPLVGGIQGANITVSELIKLGEKIRGAPFKVEKLNTEDLKAGVIKSSWMPIVTHPDVPPESREALAGSLLAGILLGGFHAGNFLVSDEWNKLLPDYKFTQPEEFLTEAWKAIEAGAKTVFTDY; encoded by the exons ATGGTCAAGATTGCTATCGCCGGTGGAGCTGGCA ATGTCGGCCAGGAGATCATCGACGCTCTGGTTGCCAGAAACAAGCACGAGATCATTATTCTCTCGCGAAAG GATGCTCCCGCCACGGAACTAGCTCCTGGAGTGAAATGGGCCACGACTAGCTACGACGATGTTGACCAGCTGGCTGGAATCCTGCAGGGCGTTCACACCGTGCTCTCCTTCATCGCCAACTCGCAGGACCCCAACGCCACGGCACAAAAGAAGTTGATCGACGCCTCGGTCAAGGCTGGCGTGAAGCGATTTGCTCCAAGTGAGTGGGCTAC GTCCGGGCTCAAGCACGCCTTTTGGTATGCCTTTAAGGAGGAGACGCGCAGGTATCTCGCAGAGCTGAACAAGGATAAGAAG ATCCTCGAATACTGCCTCTTCCAGCCAGGAATCTTCACCAACTACATGACCTTCCCCTACAACTCATCCAAGCATGTGGATCTATTTGAAGTCCCAATTAACTTCCACCAGCGTCGAGCTATCGTCGTCGAAGGCGGCGAAGACGACGTCATCACCGTCACGACGGCTCAGGATTTGGCCAAGGTCGTGGCTTTGGCTGTCGAGTATGAAGGAGAGTGGCCTCTAGTCGGTGGCATTCAAGGTGCAAACATCACCGTGAGcgagctcatcaagctcGGAGAGAAGATTCGAG GTGCGCCATTCAAGGtggagaagctcaacactGAAGATCTCAAGGCCGGCGTCATCAAGTCATCGTGGATGCCCATCGTTACCCATCCCGATGTCCCTCCCGAGTCCCGCGAAGCCTTGGCTGGAAGCCTCCTCGCGGGTATCCTGCTGGGTGGCTTCCATGCTGGAAACTTTTTGGTCTCCGATGAGTGGAACAAGCTACTCCCGGACTACAAGTTCACTCAGCCGGAAGAGTTCTTGACTGAGGCTTGGAAGGCGATTGAGGCTGGTGCCAAGACTGTTTTCACCGATTATTAG
- a CDS encoding Zn(2)-C6 fungal-type domain-containing protein — protein MSKPCWECLKRRLVCDLGRPGCQKCQSRDTECPGYDKKPLKWLHPGQTRSKGRRAKNESNVIQLALKDTTEATTLFEAIEYYNVHICPDLVANGSGATTKSPFIIPLANAPYAPATIRHCLVSSALAHRILQSEQGFEEDRAILASRLQTYRGAAIRHLACGVKLGSEVGWNNTSGRDGRDATLASMLVFLFAELQQSFSPNWRQHCDAAHTLIDLFGGTTQLIQEWPWFNHLFRYFILIDIMGTVTAPAPEVERTNRQLEYIGLLPSMYGVGLWTSLPCPPELLADIILVNHMRATATDDPLFAQHQHSSAVDLLKRIMAFSVEDWAATINPYPQPKSSDKTVIQRQSELLGWQRVAYIYQSAVALYCISALLPPHCNTNNTQTTSEIDVSSLQSSCRKALLQDLRDVASNPNSDLRKYLMWPTVIAGVELDAGDDTSKTFILEELGWASKVFGTASLLVAQDLLKRIWNSGSTKTKRWDDLFDRPYAFVM, from the exons ATGAGCAAACCGTGCTGGGAATGCCTCAAGCGACGCCTCGTCTGCGACCTAGGTCGTCCGGGATGCCAGAAGTGCCAGAGTCGGGACACAGAGTGTCCGGGATACGATAAGAAGCCGCTCAAGTGGCTTCATCCTGGACAGACTAGGTCCAAGGGACGTCGCGCTAAGAACGAGTCCAACGTTATCCAGCTTGCTCTCAAGGACACGACGGAAGCGACCACACTCTTTGAAGCGATCGAGTACT ATAATGTCCACATTTGCCCCGATCTGGTAGCCAACGGCTCCGGCGCCACAACAAAGTCCCCCTTCATCATTCCCCTTGCAAACGCACCTTACGCCCCTGCTACCATCAGGCATTGCCTTGTCTCTTCAGCCCTGGCACATCGCATCTTGCAGTCAGAGCAAGGATTTGAGGAAGACCGTGCCATTCTCGCAAGCAGGCTGCAGACGTATCGTGGTGCGGCAATTCGTCACTTGGCTTGCGGGGTCAAGCTTGGTTCAGAGGTGGGATGGAACAATACCAGCGGTCGCGACGGCCGGGACGCCACTTTGGCTTCTATGCTGGTGTTTCTCTTTGCTGAG CTCCAGCAAAGTTTCTCTCCCAACTGGCGGCAGCATTGTGATGCTGCGCATACCCTTATCGATCTCTTCGGTGGTACGACACAGCTTATCCAAGAATGGCCTTGGTTCAATCATCTCTTTCGATATTTTATCCT GATAGACATCATGGGCACCGTCACAGCGCCGGCCCCAGAAGTAGAACGCACAAATCGTCAGCTTGAGTATATCGGCCTGCTACCCTCCATGTACGGCGTCGGCCTTTGGACCTCTCTTCCATGTCCCCCAGAGCTCCTTGCCGACATTATTCTCGTGAATCACATGCGAGCCACAGCGACAGATGACCCTCTTTTTGCACAGCACCAGCACTCCTCCGCCGTCGACCTTCTCAAACGGATCATGGCCTTTTCAGTGGAAGACTGGGCTGCCACCATCAACCCTTATCCTCAACCCAAAAGCTCTGACAAGACCGTTATCCAGCGTCAGAGTGAGTTGCTTGGCTGGCAACGTGTTGCCTACATATACCAGTCTGCCGTTGCTCTATACTGTATATCGGCCCTCCTACCCCCTCACTGCAACACAAACAACACCCAAACTACTTCTGAAATTGACGTTTCATCACTGCAATCCTCATGCCGCAAGGCTCTTCTACAAGATCTCAGAGATGTGGCATCGAATCCAAACAGCGACCTCCGAAAGTATCTCATGTGGCCGACCGTGATTGCTGGTGTCGAGCTGGATGCTGGCGACGACACGTCTAAGACCTTTAtcctggaggagctgggATGGGCCAGTAAAGTGTTTGGTACGGCATCGCTTCTGGTCGCGCAGGATCTATTAAAGAGGATCTGGAACTCTGGCAGTACGAAGACAAAACGTTGGGACGATCTTTTTGACAGGCCTTATGCGTTTGTGATGTaa
- a CDS encoding Aldedh domain-containing protein yields MTTNGTKKPSLSFTDNFVQYIDGQVTPTSKTRHGINPATLEAKAEVPVATQENLDKAVEAAKRAFKKWSKVPKEERRKAVLAWADAIDAVKDEFRDLLTSEQGKPIPQAQGEADAAVAWIRGMAGIDLPEDVIEDSEARTIVTRYTPLGVVAAIIPWNFPLMLATAKIAPALLTGNVIIVKPSPFTPYCGLKLVELAQQFFPPGVVQSLSGDDNLGPWITSHPGIDKISFTGSTHTGKLVLQSASKTLKRVTLELGGNDPAVVFPDVDVDKVAEKVAFFAFLNSGQICLNLKRIYVHESIYNEFRDAMVKHVKAYALGDGSKEGISHGPLQNSMQYNRVKTFFDDIEKQGWKVATGGKMNPEPNGGYFVTPTIIDNPPEKSRIVVEEPFGPILPLMSWKTEEEVIERANDTLLGLGASVWSNDIKKASRVARELDAGTVWVNNHFDITPLAPFGGHKESGIGTEWGTNGLKGFCNVQTLFVSKTIVS; encoded by the exons atgactACCAACGGGACCAAGAAGCCCTCCCTGTCCTTCACGGACAACTTTGTCCAGTACATTGACGGACAGGTCACCCCGACCTCCAAGACTCGCCATGGCATCAACCCCGCCAcgctcgaggccaaggccgaggttcCCGTCGCTACTCAAGAGAACCTCGACAAGGCTGTTGAGGCTGCCAAGCGTGCCTTCAAGAAGTGGTCCAAGGTTCCCAAGGAGGAGCGACGAAAGGCTGTTCTCGCCTGGGCGGATGCCATTGACGCTGTCAAGGATGAGTTTAGGGATCTTCTCACTTCAGAGCAAGGAAAGCCT AttccccaagctcaaggcgaagctgatgctgctgtcgCGTGGATCCGAGGAATGGCTGGCATCGACCTCCCCGAGGATGTCATTGAGGACAGTGAAGCTCGCACAATTGTGACACGATACACCCCTCTCGGTGTCGTTGCCGCCATAATACCCTGGAACTTCCCCCTCATGCTTGCCACAGCCAAGATCGCCCCAGCTCTGTTGACTGGTAATGTCATCATTGTGAAACCCTC TCCCTTCACACCTTACTGCGGTCTCAAGCTTGTTGAGCTCGCACAGCAGTTCTTCCCTCCTGGTGTGGTGCAGTCGCTTAGTGGCGATGATAACCTTGGACCTTGGATCACTAGCCACCCTGGCATCGACAAGATTTCCTTTACTGGATCTACTCACACTGGAAAGTTGGTTCTTCAGAGCGCGAGCAAGACTCTGAAGCGAGTGACTCTTGAGCT TGGTGGCAACGACCCTGCTGTCGTGTTCCCTGATGTCGACGTGGACAAGGTTGCTGAGAAG GTGGCTTTCTTCGCCTTCCTGAACTCGGGTCAGATCTGCCTCAACCTCAAGCGCATCTACGTCCACGAGTCCATCTACAACGAGTTCCGAGACGCCATGGTCAAGCACGTCAAGGCCTACGCCCTCGGCGACGGTTCCAAGGAGGGCATCAGCCACGGTCCCCTGCAAAACTCTATGCAGTATAACCGCGTCAAGACCTTCTTTGACGACATTGAGAAGCAGGGTTGGAAGGTTGCCACTGGAGGCAAGATGAACCCTGAACCTAACGGTGGATACTTTGTTACTCCTACTATTATTGATAACCCTCCTGAGAAGTCGAGGATCGTTGTCGAGGAGCCTTTCG GCCCCATCCTCCCCCTCATGTCCTGGAagacagaagaagaagtcatCGAGCGCGCCAACGAcaccctcctcggcctcggcgccTCAGTATGGTCCAACGATATCAAGAAGGCCTCTCGCGTCGCCCGGGAACTCGACGCCGGCACCGTCTGGGTCAACAACCACTTTGACATTACGCCCTTGGCTCCCTTTGGCGGACACAAGGAGAGCGGTATCGGCACCGAGTGGGGTACCAACGGTCTCAAGGGCTTCTGTAATGTGCAGACGCTGTTTGTTAGCAAGACCATTGTGAGCTAG
- a CDS encoding HET domain-containing protein: MADRSLNPGPAMGASTAAQLYNTVPIPRNSQFIRVLDIPAQNSASAEGLTGTLRTVDLRDSPKYTALSYAWGESSNKSITCNGHYVAITDSCFKALSSLRKVLGSFTIWVDAICINQMDNDEKSTQIPLMRKIYTWAKNVYLWLGLASLVPRGRSMETWEQADGGLSRASSALPKDALSVACQEDWPR, translated from the exons ATGGCCGACCGAAGCCTGAACCCCGGACCCGCGATGGGTGCATCTACAGCAGCTCAGCTTTACAACACTGTTCCAATCCCGCGCAACTCCCAATTTATCCGTGTGCTTGATATTCCGGCACAGAACTCGGCTTCAGCAGAGGGGTTGACTGGCACCCTCCGGACTGTTGATCTCCGGGACTCTCCCAAGTACACTGCTCTCTCGTACGCCTGGGGCGAAAGCTCGAACAAGTCAATCACATGCAATGGACATTATGTTGCAATCACAGATTCTTGTTTCAAGGCCTTGTCTTCTCTGCGAAAGGTCCTTGGAAGCTTTACTATCTGGGTCGACGCTATTTGCATCAACCAGATGGACAACGATGAGAAATCCACCCAGATACCTCTGATGAGAAAGATTTACACCTGGGCCAAAAATGTCTACTTGTGGCTAGGGCTCG CATCGCTTGTTCCCCGCGGCCGCTCCATGGAGACGTGGGAACAGGCCGATGGTGGTCTTTCAAGAGCGAGTTCGGCTTTACCGAAGGATGCTCTCAGCGTCGCGTGTCAGGAAGATTGGCCACGGTAA
- a CDS encoding SGL domain-containing protein: MRATLSVIFASVLTGVSASPITPNTSSHPRVRQLVELPGVFVENIAVRPNGNLILNTISQGQIYSLDPSQRNPEAHVVASIEGVNALTGITPVGKDVYAVAGSNLDTDTAQLHNGSMKIALVNFGDCGKSAKDTASVEVIIEGTDVGPVNGLTTLPHHQHIVLGADSTRGKIVRIDTVKRTAEDVFQDDLLAPVPDPSFPLGVNGIKIFKNHLYFTSTARRIFGRVKIDQFGNKVGNIEVIAQLPADSADAPDDFVMDKHGNAYVAFWTNSLVKITPDGERVTILEGVLASPTSSAFSKDGRSVYVGTAGRGSETVSGGQIVEVRL; this comes from the coding sequence ATGCGTGCTACGCTTTCAGTCATTTTCGCCAGTGTTCTCACTGGCGTCTCGGCGTCTCCGATCACCCCCAACACAAGCTCCCATCCTCGCGTTCGGCAGTTGGTCGAGCTTCCGGGTGTGTTTGTCGAAAACATCGCTGTGAGACCCAACGGAAACCTcattctcaacaccatcagccaGGGCCAAATCTACTCGCTTGATCCTTCTCAAAGGAACCCCGAGGCCCATGTCGTCGCCAGCATTGAAGGCGTCAACGCACTCACTGGAATCACCCCCGTCGGCAAAGATGTGTATGCTGTAGCTGGAAGCAACCTCGACACGGACACGGCCCAGCTCCACAATGGATCCATGAAAATTGCACTTGTCAATTTTGGAGACTGTGGGAAGTCTGCGAAGGACACTGCGTCCGTTGAGGTCATCATCGAAGGGACGGACGTCGGTCCCGTGAATGGCCTCACCACCCTCCCCCATCACCAGCACATCGTTCTCGGTGCAGACTCCACAAGGGGAAAGATTGTACGCATAGACACGGTAAAGCGCACTGCGGAGGATGTTTTCCAAGATGATCTGTTGGCGCCTGTACCCGACCCTTCATTCCCGCTGGGCGTCAATGGCATCAAGATCTTCAAGAACCATCTCTACTTCACCAGCACAGCCCGTCGGATCTTTGGACGTGTCAAGATTGACCAGTTCGGCAACAAAGTCGGAAACATAGAAGTAATTGCCCAACTCCCCGCAGATTCAGCCGACGCACCAGACGACTTTGTCATGGACAAGCACGGCAACGCTTACGTCGCGTTCTGGACAAACTCGCTTGTCAAGATTACTCCGGATGGGGAGCGAGTCACGATTTTGGAAGGTGTGCTTGCAAGCCCTACTAGCTCGGCCTTTAGCAAGGATGGGCGGAGTGTCTACGTTGGCACGGCAGGTCGAGGCTCTGAGACCGTTTCTGGCGGACAGATAGTTGAGGTTAGGCTCTAG
- a CDS encoding 3Beta-HSD domain-containing protein, with product MRHGFGSPVSPRRTLICSPLIINGSKFVLVTGATGFIGAHVVDTLLERGIKVRGATRSIEKGNTMIKARPQHAANLEFVQIQDFENPGGLGEAVQGVDGVIHVASPFTYDTTNNEKELVIPAINGVRAILEACTTNPAISRLVITSSFASVVDIARKGPYAYTSKDWNPLTYEEAVAPTSEAVVAYRGSKKFAELEAWKFVKERKPHFDIVTLCPPMTFGPIVHPISGIDKLNESNAVLWSVAKGVSPLPVSRVPFWIDVRDLATAHVQALLVKDAGGKRFTPTAPEKFTYGLAAQLMVEEFPKLKDVVKPEEQVIDESKSLDGETAGRELGYEYRTFRQTVKDFISQAITLNNSR from the exons ATGCGTCATGGCTTTGGAAGCCCAGTAAGCCCCAGAAGAACGTTGATTTGTTCCCCACTAATAATCAATGGTAGCAAGTTCGTCCTCGTCACAGGAGCCACTGGCTTCATCGGCGCCCATGTCGTCGACACCCTGCTGGAACGCGGCATTAAAGTCCGTGGTGCTACAAGGTCGATAGAGAAGGGGAATACAATGATCAAGGCTCGACCTCAGCATGCTGCAAACCTCGAGTTTGTTCAGATCCAGGATTTTGAGAATCCTGGCGGACTGGGAGAGGCCGTCCAAGGTGTTGATGGTGTGATCCATGTCGCCAGC CCGTTTACCTACGACACGACCAACAATGAGAAGGAACTGGTAATTCCAGCCATCAACGGCGTTCGGGCAATCCTAGAGGCCTGCACCACAAACCCTGCGATCTCCCGTTTGGTTATCACCTCCTCATTCGCTTCTGTTGTCGACATCGCACGAAAAGGGCCATACGCGTACACAAGCAAAGACTGGAATCCCCTAACTTACGAAGAAGCCGTCGCTCCCACAAGTGAAGCGGTGGTTGCCTACCGAGGCTCCAAGAAGTTTGCAGAGCTTGAAGCGTGGAAGTTTGTCAAAGAGCGCAAGCCACACTTTGACATTGTTACTCTTTGTCCTCCAATGACGTTTGGACCTATTGTTCATCCAATCTCTGGCATAGACAAACTCAACGAGTCTAATGCGGTTCTTTGGTCCGTCGCGAAAGGAGTCTCCCCTCTGCCGGTGTCGAGGGTTCCGTTCTGGATCGACGTTCGCGATCTTGCGACGGCTCATGTTCAGGCCCTCCTGGTGAAGGATGCTGGAGGAAAGCGATTCACGCCGACTGCGCCTGAAAAGTTCACTTATGGACTGGCAGCGCAGCTGATGGTGGAAGAGTTTCCAAAGTTGAAGGATGTTGTCAAGCCAGAAGAACAGGTTATCGACGAGAGTAAGAGTCTGGATGGAGAAACCGCCGGGAGAGAACTCGGATACGAATATCGCACATTTCGCCAAACTGTCAAGGATTTCATCTCTCAGGCCATCACCTTGAACAACAGCAGATAA
- a CDS encoding Amidohydro-rel domain-containing protein — MGYLLLSGGTVLLHGENDKVTARKTDILIQGDRISKIAPEIEPPSDADIIDCTDKLISPGFIDTHHHVWQAPLKGLFADCTFSQYLGIRTVASKYFTAEDGFWGNLAGCMEAIDAGTTTVLDHAHLNWSREHSKHAIAGTISSGIRSIFAYTPTVRLDQHEPQLKFDDKPVADWTMDTFEELAKSSPLNEKTSRVKLGFGFDYYFLPKDTVTGLFKKARSLGASVITSHCNIFKGDMSIGVPALLKKYDLLDDKVVFAHGGSIRPQDAKLLQEANAYVSVTPSTEQSMAVGPSVCFRDDLPGMDKLCSLGIDCHCATSSSIVNEMRVGLQFARGLDSKQHLMKGKLPDDVFRKVEEVYNMGTIQGARALGMEHDIGSIAVGKKADLTVINAMSPAMFGAAQQDPIGAIVFHSGIGDIDTVIIDGRVRKLDGKLRCVKQFEWKDRGFVKGSKELTWPEVAQRTLKIQKRLVKKMSGYDTRKVGDQVAKMINIK, encoded by the exons ATGGGTTATCTACTACTCAGCGGAGGCACCGTCCTCCTCCACGGCGAGAACGACAAAGTCACCGCTCGAAAAACAGACATTTTGATCCAAGGCGATCGCATCTCCAAAATCGCACCAGAAATCGAGCCCCCAAGTGACGCCGACATCATAGACTGCACTGACAAGCTCATATCGCCTGGCTTCATCGACACGCATCACCATGTCTGGCAGGCCCCTCTCAAAGGACTCTTTGCCGATTGCACTTTTTCGCAATACTTGGGAATCA GAACTGTGGCCAGCAAGTATTTTACGGCTGAAGATGGCTTCTGGGGAAACCTAGCCGGGTGTATGGAGGCCATTGATGCGGGCACGACGACGGTGCTTGACCATGCACACCTCAACTGGAGCCGAGAGCACA GCAAGCATGCCATAGCTGGGACCATCTCCTCGGGAATCCGATCCATCTTCGCGTACACCCCAACAGTCCGTCTTGACCAGCATGAGCCACAACTCAAGTTCGATGATAAGCCAGTGGCAGATTGGACCATGGACACATTCGAAGAGCTGGCAAAGTCTAGCCCTTTAAACGAGAAGACCTCTCGAGTCAAGCTAGGTTTCGGCTTCGATTACTACTTCCTCCCGAAAGACACAGTTACAGGGCTGTTCAAAAAAGCCCGTTCACTCGGGGCAAGCGTCATCACATCTCACTGCAACATTTTCAAGGGTGACATGTCCATCGGCGTGCCAGCTCTGCTCAAGAAGTATGATCTTCTTGACGACAAAGTCGTGTTTGCGCATGGCGGAAGTATCCGACCCCAAGATGCAAAGCTGTTACAGGAAGCAAACGCCTATGTGTCTGTCACACCCAGCACAGAACAATCCATGGCTGTTGGGCCCTCGGTTTGCTTCCGTGATGACCTGCCTGGAATGGACAAGCTCTGCTCTCTCGGTATTGACTGTCACTGCGCAACCAGCTCGAGCATAGTTAACGAGATGCGTGTGGGCCTGCAGTTTGCTCGCGGCCTAGATAGCAAGCAGCACCTCATGAAAGGCAAACTACCCGATGACGTCTTCCGCAAGGTCGAAGAGGTGTACAACATGGGCACAATCCAAGGCGCTAGAGCGTTGGGCATGGAACATGACATTGGCAGTATTGCAGTTGGCAAAAAAGCCGATCTAACTGTTATCAACGCCATGAGTCCCGCCATGTTTGGAGCCGCCCAGCAGGACCCGATTGGCGCGATCGTATTTCACTCCGGCATCGGAGATATCGACACTGTCATTATAGATGGGCGGGTACGGAAGCTCGACGGAAAGTTGCGCTGTGTGAAACAGTTTGAGTGGAAGGATAGAGGGTTTGTCAAAGGGAGTAAGGAGTTGACGTGGCCCGAGGTCGCACAAAGGACTTTGAAGATCCAGAAGCGGTTAGTGAAGAAGATGTCAGGGTATGATACTCGAAAGGTAGGCGATCAGGTTGCCAAGATGATCAATATCAAATAG
- a CDS encoding N-acetyltransferase domain-containing protein, protein MTLRLRIATESDLDAVADVATASFNPETDAISAHLFPPHLKPEGEAYAHAARPWRLARKTDRFHSKRTILIVAVDEALSGKVVGFALWEKPVRGEEHVKQEAAPIKPPCATLDHAAFDEMKRVLGEDHSKRFGEKGSHDVWHLEMLGVDPSQQRRGIGKMLLQGAFAEADKFGEECYLVATPAGLPLYRGAGFEEVGVLKLFGVPHTSMIRKSQKIKPVDS, encoded by the exons ATGACGCTGCGACTTCGAATTGCCACAGAGAGCGATCTCGACGCTGTCGCTGACGTTGCGACGGCATCATTCAACCCAGAAACTGATGCCATCTCAGCTCATCTCTTCCCGCCTCACCTGAAGCCCGAGGGAGAGGCGTATGCCCATGCAGCAAGACCGTGGAGGCTTGCGCGAAAAACTGATAGGTTTCATTCCAAACGGACTATCTTGATAGTTGCGGTTGATGAGGCACTATCCGGCAAAGTCGTAGGCTTCGCACTTTGGGAGAAGCCAGTACGAGGCGAGGAACATGTAAAGCAAGAGGCTGCACCCATCAAACCTCCTTGCGCAACACTCGACCATGCCGCCTTTGATGAAATGAAGAGAGTTCTCGGCGAAGATCACTCAAAGCGATTTGGAGAAAAAGGATCTCACGACGTGTGGC ATCTCGAAATGCTTGGAGTTGACCCCAGCCAACAACGAAGAGGCATTGGTAAAATGCTGTTACAAGGGGCCTTTGCAGAAGCCGACAAGTTTGGGGAAGAATGTTACCTGGTTGCTACGCCCGCGGGACTTCCGCTATATCGAGGGGCTGGATTTGAGGAGGTTGGTGTGCTGAAGTTGTTTGGTGTTCCGCATACATCAATGATCAGgaagagccagaagatcaaaCCTGTGGATAGCTAA